In a genomic window of uncultured Flavobacterium sp.:
- a CDS encoding acyl-CoA reductase, whose product MTLETKKSVFVELGKFLKQFSEKDTIKKSDVLHNDLFFDDFEKLIHLSQSHNGWYTPEQVYFAIKSWADALTEENIDKWLSKYATEFSQEDKKEKTVALILAGNIPLVGFHDFLSVLITGNKALIKTSSNDQHLLPFLAKYLIAVDESLKDKVTFVEGKLENFDTVIATGSNNTARYFEYYFKDKPSIIRKNRNSAAVLNGKETKEDLENLGEDIFRYFGLGCRNVSKLFVPKGYSFDAFFEAIFKYQDVIHYEKYANNYDYNKAVFLMSNFKLLDNGFLTIKEDSSYASPISSVFYEFYENIEDLQTRLEADAEQIQCIVSNDLVKNSTSFGQTQNPHLWDYADNVDTITFLLTTK is encoded by the coding sequence ATGACATTAGAAACAAAAAAAAGTGTTTTTGTTGAATTAGGGAAATTCTTAAAACAATTCTCTGAAAAGGATACAATTAAAAAATCGGATGTTTTACATAACGATTTATTTTTTGATGATTTCGAAAAGCTGATACATTTATCACAATCTCATAATGGTTGGTATACACCTGAACAAGTGTATTTTGCCATAAAATCATGGGCAGACGCTTTAACAGAAGAAAACATTGACAAATGGCTTTCAAAATATGCAACTGAATTTTCTCAGGAAGACAAAAAAGAAAAAACAGTCGCTTTAATATTGGCTGGAAATATCCCGTTAGTAGGATTTCACGATTTCCTATCCGTTTTGATAACGGGAAATAAAGCTTTAATAAAAACATCTTCAAACGATCAGCATTTATTACCATTTTTAGCCAAGTATTTAATTGCTGTTGATGAAAGTTTAAAAGATAAAGTCACTTTCGTGGAAGGCAAACTGGAAAATTTCGACACCGTAATTGCCACAGGAAGCAATAATACAGCCCGTTATTTTGAATATTACTTTAAAGATAAACCTTCGATTATTCGAAAAAACAGAAATTCGGCTGCCGTTTTAAACGGAAAAGAAACTAAAGAAGATTTAGAAAATTTAGGCGAAGATATTTTTAGATATTTTGGTTTAGGATGTCGTAACGTTTCAAAACTTTTTGTTCCAAAAGGCTATTCATTTGATGCTTTTTTTGAAGCAATTTTCAAATATCAGGACGTTATTCATTATGAGAAATACGCTAATAATTATGATTATAATAAAGCTGTATTCTTAATGAGTAATTTCAAATTATTAGACAATGGTTTTCTAACTATTAAAGAAGATTCTAGCTATGCCTCGCCTATTTCGAGCGTTTTTTATGAATTCTACGAAAATATCGAGGATTTACAAACGCGTCTTGAAGCTGATGCTGAACAAATTCAGTGCATCGTGAGCAATGATTTAGTAAAAAACAGCACCTCTTTTGGTCAAACCCAAAATCCTCATTTGTGGGATTATGCAGATAACGTAGATACTATAACGTTTTTGTTAACAACAAAGTAA
- a CDS encoding 4Fe-4S dicluster domain-containing protein: protein MAIIITDECINCGACEPECPNTAIYEGADDWRYKDGTKLSGKIILPDGTEVDAEDAQTPISDEVYYIVPGKCTECKGFHDEPQCAAVCPVDCCVPDDNHVEDEETLLNRQAFLHGE from the coding sequence ATGGCAATAATTATAACTGACGAATGCATAAACTGTGGGGCTTGTGAACCGGAATGCCCAAATACAGCAATTTATGAAGGAGCTGACGATTGGAGATATAAAGACGGAACAAAACTTTCTGGAAAAATAATTTTACCTGACGGAACTGAGGTTGATGCTGAAGATGCTCAAACTCCAATTTCTGACGAAGTATATTACATCGTTCCAGGAAAATGTACAGAATGTAAAGGTTTTCATGATGAACCACAATGTGCAGCTGTTTGTCCAGTAGATTGTTGTGTGCCAGATGATAATCACGTAGAAGATGAAGAAACCTTGTTGAATAGACAAGCGTTTTTGCACGGTGAATAA